The nucleotide sequence TTCTGTACTTAGGCGTCTTGAGGCTCCTATAGCGGGTGTTTCTCAAGACAATAACTGGATGCAAGTATAAATGAATAATTAAATTAAATAGCTAATTAATGATAAAATAATTTACATGGAGATATAGATAAAATTACATGACCAACTCAATAAACTTTTACAACAAAAGCGCCCCTGAATACGATTCAGGGGCGCTTTTGTTGTAAAAGATGGAACTAGTGTGCTTAGTGCGCAACGACCATACGTACTGTTTCGCGCTGCCCATCTACAAGCAATGAGCAAGTGTAGAGGCCGGGTGCTAATTGCTGGCCATCCAGAGCCAGGGTGTAGCGCTGGCCCTTGTGCACAACCCCATTGTAGAGCGAGGCCACCTGCCGCCCCAGTTGGTTGTAGATCAGCACCTGCGCGGCCCCATCCTGCACCGGACGGAAGCTCACCGAGGCCTGCCCCACCGTGGGGTTCGGGTACACCGATAGGTCTTGCACGTGCTGGCTCGCGGCGGCCCAGACATCCTGCGTGGCGAGAGGCTGCAACGCTGTGGTACTAGTTTGGGTGTATTTAATGGTGAGGAAGTCGGAGTAGCTGGCGCTGACCGAGGAATAGCCGGTCACATACACGTTGCCGGTGGCATCTAGCGCAATGGCGCTGGCTTGGTCGGAACCGTTGTCGGGGCCGTCGTAGCGGGCATTCCAGAGGAGCTGGCCGGTGGCGGAATAGGCTAGTGTTGCATAATCGTTGCTGAAGTTACCGAGGGTGTTGTCGGAGTAACCGGTTACGTACACGCTGCCTGTGGCGGCGTCCAGGGCCAGGTCGGTGGCTACGTCGGGGCCGTTGGCGGGGCCGTTGTAGCGGGCCAGCCAGAGCTGCGTCCCATCGGCGGCAGCGTACTTGAGGGTGGCGTAGTCGGAGCTGGTGAAGCTGTTGGAGCCGTAGGAACGCCCGGTCACGTACACGTTGCCGGTGGAAGGGTCTACGGCTAGTTTGGCGGCCTGGTCTTCGCGGTTGCCGGGGCCGTTGTAGCGACTGGCCCACAGCTGCTGCCCGCTGGCGGAGTATTTCACGGTAGCATAGTCGTGGCTGCTGCTACCGCCGTTGGAGTAGCCGGTCACGTACACGTTGCCAGCGGCATCCACCGCCACGTCGGTGCCAGCACCGTTGCCGTTGCCGATGCCGCTGTAGGGCGCAATCCAGAGGAGCTGGCCGCTGGGCGAGTATTTCACCGTCACGTAGTCGAAGCGCCCGAAGGAGGCCCCCGTCACGTACACATTGCCGGCGGCATCTACGGCCAACGAGCTAGCCTGCTCGATGCTGGCGCCGGCGCCGTTGTAGCGGGCTACCCAGAGCTGTTCGCCGGTGTTGGAGTACTTGATGGTGAGGTAGTCGTAGCTGGTGCTGCTGTCAATGGAGTAGCCAGTTACGTACACGTTGCCGGCCGCATCTACCACCACCTCTTTCGGATCGTCCATGCTGTTGGCGGGACCATTGTAGCGGGCCACCCACAGCTGCTGGCCGCTGGGCGAGTACTTGATGGTGGCGTAGTCGGAATTGCTGGTACCCGTCACGTAGACGTTGCCGGCGGCATCCACTGCTAAGCTGATAGCGGTGTCGAAACTATCACCGGGAGCATCGTAGCGGGCTTCCCAGAGCTGCTGGCCGTTGGGCGAGTACTTGATAGTGGAGTAATCGTAGCGGGTGCCGCTACCGGCCGAGGAGCCGGTTATGTACACGTTGCCCGCGGCATCTACGGCTATGTCCTTGGCGGCATCGTCGTTGCTGTTGGCCAGGGAGTTGCTGTAGCGCCCTTCCCACAGTGGCTCGCCGGTGGCGGCAGCGTACTTGAGGGTGGCGTAATCGAAGTCGTTGCTGCTGGTGAAGGAAGTACCCGTCACGGCTACGTTACCGGCTTTATCCAGGCCTAGGCTTACGGCTTCTTCGTCGCCGTTGGTGGGGCCGTTGTAGCGCGCCACCCACAGCTGTAGGCCATCCGCACCGCTGTACTTCACGGTGGCGTAGTCGGTGTTGCCGCTGCTGTTATAGGAGCCTCCGGTTACCACCACGTTGTTGCTGGCATCCACCACTACATCCTTGGCTTCGTCGTAGCTGTTGGCGGGGCCGTTGTAGCGCGTCGTCCAGAGAGGCTGGCCGGTGGCGGCGGCGTACTTGAGCGTGGTGTAGTCGTAGCCGGTGCCGGCATCGGCGTAGCCGGTTACTATCACGTTGCCGGCGGCATCCGTGGTGAGGGCGGCGGCTTCGTCGTAGCTGGTGCCGGCCCCGGTGTGGCGCGCCGTCCAGAGGGGTTGGCCGGTGGCACCGGTATACTTCACGGTGGCGTAGTCGTAGCCGGTGCCACTGCCCGCGTCGGAAGTGCCCGTTACGGCCACGTTGCCCGCCGCGTCTACGGCGAGGTCGCGCACTAAGTCGTAGCCGTTGGCGGGGCCGTTATAGCGGGTCGCCCAGAGTTGCTGGCCGGTGCTGGAGTATTTGAGGGTGGCATAGTCGCTCTGGCCGTTGCTGTAGAGCGTGCCCGTCACCAGCACGTTGCCAGCCCCATCCAGGGCCACATCGGTGGGTACTTCATCACTGCCGGTACCGGTACCGCTGTAGCGCGCTGTCCAGAGCTGCTGCCCGCTGCCCGAGTACTTCACGGTGAGGTAGTCGTAAGTAGCGGTGCTACCATAGGACGTACCCGTCACGACTACGTTGCCGGCCGCATCTACGGCCACGCCGGTGGCCATATCGTCGCCGTTGGCTGCGCCATCGTAGCGGGCCGCCCACAGCTGCTGCCCGCTGGAAGAATATTTTACCGTGGCGTAGCCATAGTTGGTGCTGCGGCCCAGGGAGTAGCCGGTCACGTACACATTGCCCAGGGTGTCCGCTGCGATGCTCGTGGGTATATCGTCGCTAGTGCCAGAGCCGCTGTAGTGCACGGCCCACACTTCCAAGCCGCTGGGGTCGTACTTGGTGGTTACGTAATCGTAGTCGATGGACAGGACGCTGATGGCGTAGCCGGTCACGTACACGTTGCCGGCGGCATCGGAGGTGGTGCTGGTGGCTACATCGTAGCTGTAGGTTGGGCCTTTGAAGCGGGCGGTCCAGGCCTCACTAACCGGCCCCGCAAGTGCTGCTTGGGTGCGGTCTTGTAGCGTGGCCGCGGCTTGCTTGGCAGTGGGAGGCGCGAGGAGGCGCTGGGCAGGCCGCCCGGGCCGGGCCGACGCGGGGGCGGCTTTGCCCAGCGTGGGCAGGGCGTGGCGCAGAGCGGGAGCCCCGGGTAAGGTGCGTTCCTGAGGCAACACTGGAAATGGCCGCGGCGCTTTGCCAACCGGCGCGGAGCTGCTCGCCTGCGCATGCGCGCCCAACGATTGAACCAGGAAGCCCGCTGCCAACAGCAAACTTGTAAAAGCTTGTTTCATAGAATAAGAGGGTAAGGAAAGGAAGTATATAGCCTATCAGAAGGCCGGGGGAAACGAATCTGCTCGATTATACATCAACACGTATGCCTTCTACTCCCGTCGTCAGACCGGCAGCCTACTATGCGCTGCCGCGTACCAGCCACAGCAGCTGGTGGCGCGCTTGGGGCCGCCAAATAAGCGAACTATAACAACATTCTATAGTGAATAAATTAAATTTACTGTATTCTACTCTTGTCCTACACTTGTTGAAGCCAGCTGGGCAAAGAAGCCCGCTACTGCCTGGCGTTGAGCTTACAAGACAAGCATCCTGTTGATTTCGGAAACCCTGTAACCAGCAGAAGCCCCCGCAGGCTACTGCTACGGGGGCTTCTGTTGGTTACGAGTGCGGCGGGCGTGACTATCGGTTGATGACCAGACGAGTTGTCTGGCGCTGATTGCCGATCCAAAGGGTGCAGGTATACAAGCCAGCGGGCACGTGCTGGCCACTAAGCGGCAAGGTATAGAACTGGCCTCGGCGCACCGCTCCGGCGTAGAGCGTGGCTACCGGCTGGCCTAGTTGGTTGTACAGCAGCACTTGGGCCCGGCCGTCGAGGGCGGCGCGAAACGATACGGTGGCTTGCTCGGCGGCCGGGTTGGGGTACACGGCCAACTGGTGTTTGCTGCTGTTGAGGCTTGGTGCGAGTAGGGCCAGCGCAGTTTGGGGTACGCCCTCTCCTACTCGCGCCAGCTTGCCGCTGGGCTGGGCGTACTTAAGGGTGGCGTAGTCGTAGCTGTTGGTAAGGCCGCCAGTGGAGCTTCCTGTCACGTACACGTTGCCGGCGCCGTCTACGGCCACGGCAGTGGCATGGTCATCGGCAATGCCCACGCCGTTGTAGCGCACCTCCCAGAGCTGCTGGCCGCTGGACCCGGCATACTTAAGCGTGGTGTAGTCGTTGCTGCTGTTGCTTCGGGAGGTGCCCGTTACGTACACGTTGCCGGCCACATCCACAGTTAGGGCAGCGGCCACGTCGGACAGGGCGTTTGGCCCCGAGTAACGGGCCTGCCAGAGTTGCTGGCCGCTGGCGCTGGCGTACTTGATGGTAGCGTAGTCATAG is from Hymenobacter tibetensis and encodes:
- a CDS encoding SBBP repeat-containing protein, which produces MKQAFTSLLLAAGFLVQSLGAHAQASSSAPVGKAPRPFPVLPQERTLPGAPALRHALPTLGKAAPASARPGRPAQRLLAPPTAKQAAATLQDRTQAALAGPVSEAWTARFKGPTYSYDVATSTTSDAAGNVYVTGYAISVLSIDYDYVTTKYDPSGLEVWAVHYSGSGTSDDIPTSIAADTLGNVYVTGYSLGRSTNYGYATVKYSSSGQQLWAARYDGAANGDDMATGVAVDAAGNVVVTGTSYGSTATYDYLTVKYSGSGQQLWTARYSGTGTGSDEVPTDVALDGAGNVLVTGTLYSNGQSDYATLKYSSTGQQLWATRYNGPANGYDLVRDLAVDAAGNVAVTGTSDAGSGTGYDYATVKYTGATGQPLWTARHTGAGTSYDEAAALTTDAAGNVIVTGYADAGTGYDYTTLKYAAATGQPLWTTRYNGPANSYDEAKDVVVDASNNVVVTGGSYNSSGNTDYATVKYSGADGLQLWVARYNGPTNGDEEAVSLGLDKAGNVAVTGTSFTSSNDFDYATLKYAAATGEPLWEGRYSNSLANSNDDAAKDIAVDAAGNVYITGSSAGSGTRYDYSTIKYSPNGQQLWEARYDAPGDSFDTAISLAVDAAGNVYVTGTSNSDYATIKYSPSGQQLWVARYNGPANSMDDPKEVVVDAAGNVYVTGYSIDSSTSYDYLTIKYSNTGEQLWVARYNGAGASIEQASSLAVDAAGNVYVTGASFGRFDYVTVKYSPSGQLLWIAPYSGIGNGNGAGTDVAVDAAGNVYVTGYSNGGSSSHDYATVKYSASGQQLWASRYNGPGNREDQAAKLAVDPSTGNVYVTGRSYGSNSFTSSDYATLKYAAADGTQLWLARYNGPANGPDVATDLALDAATGSVYVTGYSDNTLGNFSNDYATLAYSATGQLLWNARYDGPDNGSDQASAIALDATGNVYVTGYSSVSASYSDFLTIKYTQTSTTALQPLATQDVWAAASQHVQDLSVYPNPTVGQASVSFRPVQDGAAQVLIYNQLGRQVASLYNGVVHKGQRYTLALDGQQLAPGLYTCSLLVDGQRETVRMVVAH